The Bacteroidota bacterium genome includes a region encoding these proteins:
- a CDS encoding DUF2442 domain-containing protein: MYYDVKIAKYLEEYKIHLEFEDGISGVVDLSIFTGKGEMSKNLKNIEYFKTFSVNHDLGTICWDNGYDIAPETLYFLLTGRHNYRSGLPDYISGMVTKQ; encoded by the coding sequence ATGTATTACGATGTAAAAATTGCCAAATATCTTGAAGAGTACAAAATTCACCTTGAATTTGAGGACGGAATTTCAGGGGTTGTTGACCTAAGTATTTTTACAGGGAAAGGCGAAATGTCCAAAAATCTTAAAAATATTGAATACTTTAAAACATTTTCAGTTAATCATGATCTGGGAACCATTTGTTGGGACAACGGTTATGACATTGCCCCTGAAACTCTTTATTTTCTGCTGACAGGAAGGCATAATTACAGATCAGGGCTTCCCGACTACATTTCCGGTATGGTGACGAAACAATGA